The Cytobacillus oceanisediminis genomic interval TCACAAAAAAAGTGAATTTAGCAGATGCTCATGTTGTCGTTGCAGGCGGAAAAGGGATGGGTGATTTTCAAAATTTTCAGCTGATCCATGAGCTGGCTGACGCAATTGGAGCAACCGTAGGCGGTACAAGGGATGTAGTGGAGGCAGGATGGCTGCCGCATGAACAGCAGGTAGGGCAGACCGGGGAAACCATTACACCAAAGGTCTATTTTGCTATTGGGATTTCAGGTGCAATTCAGCATGTCGTAGGCATGAAGAATTCAGAGTTCATTATTGCGATTAACAAAGATCCGGACGCACCTATATTTGATGTAGCAACTTACGGAATCGTGGGTGATGCACTTGAAATTGTGCCGAAGCTAATTAAAGAGTTAAAGGAAGCAAGGGAAAGAGGGGGTGAAATGAGTTATGTCTGAAAAGTTTGATGTCATCGTGGTGGGTGCAGGGCCTGCAGGAACTTCCTGTGCTTACACATGCGCCAAAAACGGTCTAAAAGTCCTGCAAATTGAAAGAGGAGAATATCCCGGCAGCAAAAATGTAATGGGCGGAGTATTATACCGTAAGCAAATGGAGGAAATCATTCCGGAGTTTTGGAAAGAAGCACCGCTGGAGCGGCCTGTCATAGAGCAGCGGTTTTGGATGATGGATAAAGAATCAACAGTGAGTTTTGGCTATAAAGGTCTTGAGTGGGGGAAGGAACCATATAATAATTTTACAGTACTCCGGGCGCCATTTGACCAATGGTTTGCAAAAAAAGGGATTGAACAGGGAGTACTTTTAATAAATGAAACAGTCGTGCTTGAGTGTCTGACTGAAAATGGAAAGGTGGTTGGTGTAAGAACTGACCGGCCGGATGGAGAGGTATATGCAGATGTAGTGGTTTTGGCAGATGGTGTAAATTCACTGCTGGCAAAACAGCTGGGCTACCATAAAGAATTTCGCCCTGATGAAGTGGCACTGACTGTAATGGAAGTCATTAATCTTTCAAAAGACAAAATTAATGACCGCTTTAACCTGGAAGACAACCAGGGCTGTACGATTGAAATATTCGGGGACTCCACGAAAGGCAATCTGGGAACTGCCTTTATTTACACTAATAAAGAGAGTATTAATATTGGTGTGGGAACCACGCTGTCAAGCATGATTAAGGCTAAGCTTAAGCCTTATGACCTGCTGGATTATTTAAAAACACACCCTATGGTAAGACCTTTAATAGAAGGGGGAGAATCTGCTGAGTATCTGGCTCACTTGATTCCTGAAGGAGGCTACCATTCAGTGCCTAAAGTGGCCGGGGATGGTGTCCTTCTTGCAGGTGATGCTGCACAGCTGGTTAATGCCATACATCGCGAAGGCTCCAATATGGCAATGGCTTCCGGAACGATGGCTGCAGAAACCATCATTGATGCCAAAAAACGGGGTGATTTTAGCGAAACAAGCTTGAATCAGTACAGGGAAACACTGTATCAAAGCTTTATTATTAAAGACCTGGAAAAATATAAAGATGCAACTCACACGTTTGAACACTACCCGCAGTATTTTAAGGAATATGTTCCAATGCTGAACAGGGCAGCGAGCAAATTCTTTACAGTTGATGGAACTCCTAAGAAAGATAAGCAAAAGGAAATTATGAAGAGCTTCACCAGTGAGCGCGGGACCATTCGTGTGCTTCAAGACATGTACAGGGCATGGAAGGCGGTGAAATAATGTCAACGAAAACGATCGAAGAAAAGCAATATTTAGTTCGTTTTAAGGCAGACACAAAATCACATCTTACCGTATTGGATCATGATATCTGCATGACAAAATGCCCCGATAAAATATGCACTATTTTCTGTCCGGCTGAGGTGTACAAGTGGGAAGGGTTGAGAATGCAGGTGGGTTACGAAGGATGCCATGAGTGCGGCAGCTGCAGGATTGGATGCCCATATCAGAATATTAAATGGGAATACCCTAAAGGCGGTCATGGAATAGTATTCAGGCTTGCATAGGTTAACCCTTCAGGATCTGCAGCTTCCCTATTTCATACAAAAACCGGCCACATTTGGCCGGTTTGAAAAGGGGGGTAATGAAAAAGGTTTTATCTTTCGGTACATTTATATTATAGGTAAGAAATATTAACAAACTGTTAACAATCTATATCAAAACTATTAATCCTGAAGCATACATGTTATTCTGATTTTATTATAAATTACCGCGTTAAAGCTTTTAAGTAATAGTACTTTAGTATCTTAATTTTTTAGGCAGGATTTGTTAAACTAAATGTGGTCGGACTATTATAGTTGACCCCCTATAATCTGGAGAGCTTAGAGAATTCTAGGCTCTTTTTTTATTATGAATTAATAATTCAATTTTTGGGGGATTTTGATTAAAAGTAGAAATTACCTATATGTATGTTATTTCACATTCGAGGGTAAAAAAAGAGTAACGCATAGGGGAATAAATTTTGAGGTTAGCTGATTCTCTCTTGTCTCTTTAAAAAATTGAACTGGGAGTCTTTTACATTGGCTTCAAGCTCTTTAGCATGTTCAAAAGCTTTATGGATGCATTCGTACAGAGTTGAAGAATAAAGCGCCTCATTCCATGAAAAACTTCCTTCTGAATTGGATGGATATAGGGTTACTTTCCAGACGTAAAATTCTTTTTCCTGTTCTTTAAGCTGTCCTTCCAGAGCGATTAGCCAATGGGTTTGCCCAGCCGTAAGGAATGGCTCAGCTGCATTTGCTGGAATAA includes:
- a CDS encoding FAD-dependent oxidoreductase yields the protein MSEKFDVIVVGAGPAGTSCAYTCAKNGLKVLQIERGEYPGSKNVMGGVLYRKQMEEIIPEFWKEAPLERPVIEQRFWMMDKESTVSFGYKGLEWGKEPYNNFTVLRAPFDQWFAKKGIEQGVLLINETVVLECLTENGKVVGVRTDRPDGEVYADVVVLADGVNSLLAKQLGYHKEFRPDEVALTVMEVINLSKDKINDRFNLEDNQGCTIEIFGDSTKGNLGTAFIYTNKESINIGVGTTLSSMIKAKLKPYDLLDYLKTHPMVRPLIEGGESAEYLAHLIPEGGYHSVPKVAGDGVLLAGDAAQLVNAIHREGSNMAMASGTMAAETIIDAKKRGDFSETSLNQYRETLYQSFIIKDLEKYKDATHTFEHYPQYFKEYVPMLNRAASKFFTVDGTPKKDKQKEIMKSFTSERGTIRVLQDMYRAWKAVK
- a CDS encoding ferredoxin family protein, whose amino-acid sequence is MSTKTIEEKQYLVRFKADTKSHLTVLDHDICMTKCPDKICTIFCPAEVYKWEGLRMQVGYEGCHECGSCRIGCPYQNIKWEYPKGGHGIVFRLA